GAGCAAATTATAGAGTGCAAATTTGATGATGCCAGACACTTTACAGAAGGCTTAGCTAGAGTTAAAAAACACAACAAGTATGGATATATAAACGCTAAAGGCGAACAGGTTATAGAGTATAAATTTGATAATGCAGATGCATTTAGCGAAGGCTTAGCTCCAGTTGAAAAAGACGGCAAATGGGGATACATAAATGCTAAAGGCGAGCAGGTTATAGAGTGCGAATTTGATAATGCTATGGACTTTAGCGAAGGCTTAGCCAGAGTCGAAAAGGACGGTAAACTAGGATACATAAACGCCAAAGGCGAACAGGTTATAGAGTGCGAATTTGATTATGTTGATACCTTTAGCGAAGGCTTAGCCAGAGTCGAAAAGGACGGTAAACTAGGATACATAAATGCCAAAGGCGAACAGGTTATAGAGTGCAAATTTGATGATGCCGAAGACTTTAGAGAAGGTTTAGCTATAGTTGAAAAAGACGGCAAATGGGGATATATAAATGCTAAAGGCGAGCAGGTTATAGAGTGCAAATTTGATTCGACTTGGAACTTTAGTGAAGGCTTGGTTGGAGTTATGAAAGACGGCAAATGGGGATATATAAATGCTAAAGGCGAGCAGGTTATAGAGTGCGAATTTGATAATGCTATGGACTTTAGCGAAGGCTTAGCTCCAGTTGAAAAAGATGGCAAATGGGGATACATAAATGCTAAAGGCGAGCAAATTATAGAGTATAAATTTGATAATGCAGCTGCATTTAGCGAAGGCTTAGCTGCGGTTGAAAAAGACGGCAAATGGGGATACATAAATGCTAAAGGCGAGCAGGTTATAGAGTGCAAATTTGATTATGCCTATGCCTTTATAGAAGGCTTAGCTAGAGTTAAAAAGGATAGTAAACTAGGATACATAAATACCAAAGGCGAGCAAGTTATAGAGTGCCAATTTTATTATCTTTATAGCTTTAGCGAAGGCTTAGCTGCGGTTGAAAAAGACGGCAAATGGGGATACATAAATGCTAAAGGCGAGCAGGTTATAGAGTGTGAATTTGATTATGCCGAGGACTTTAGCGAAGGCTTAGCTGCAGTTAGAAAAGACCACAGATACGGGTACATAAATACCAAAGGCGAACAGGTTACAGGGTGCGAATTTGGTTATGCAGGTGCCTTTAGCGATGGCTTAGCTAGAGTTGCAAAAGACCGCAGATGGGGATACATAAACACCAAAGGCGAACAGGTTATAGAGTGTGAATTTGAGTGGGCTAGTGATTTTAGCGAAGACTTGGTTAGAGTTATGAAAGACGGCAAGTGGGGATACATAAACGCCAAAGGCGAGCAGGTTATAGAGTGCGAATTTAGTTATGCCCATGACTTCAAAAAGGGACTAGCTGAAGTTATGAAAGATTGCAAATGGTTTACTATTGATATCAAAGGAAATTTTATAATATCTGACGAAGATAATAATTAAGACTCAAGAAGCATTATTTATTCTGATTACTGGAAGGCTTATGACGGGTTGGTGGATTATGGAACAAAAGCTAATTATAAAATAAAGCATTCAAAAAATAAATTTTATCTACGCTTGGTGTTCTACAAGAAGTTAATGATAAAACCACATCAAAGATATTGAGAATTTTTGGTTTATCCAAAAACATATTATCTAAATTTAAAGGTATTCAGAGAAAGAATTTTTGTGCGATCTTAGATATAATACTAAAATAGACAGAAAAATTTATATCATATTGAAATTTCTAAGAAAAAATCTGCTTAACTTTATCTTGAGCCTAAATTTAATATCACTTGTTTGTAAATTTTGTATAATAATAAAAATTAAGCACAAAGGAAAACTTTTTGAAAGCTCAAAAACCGGGGAAAAAGATAGCTTCTTTAATGCATTTCATATTTTATGTAAAAACACTACTTATAGCCTTATTTTTAATATTTTATCGTATACTTTTGTATTTTAAAGTTAAAAGCTTTGCTCTTCGAAAAGGTACAAATCAACATCTTGACAAAAATCCGTATCAAATTTACGATTTTTTAAATAAAATCATATTTGATATACTGCTTAACCTTTCCCAAAGTAGCAAAAACACAACCCTTCAAACTTCTAGAAGAAAAGTTTTAAAAGTAATTTTGAAATTTAAAAATCAAATCTTAGATAGTGCCATATTGGAGCTGAAAAAAAATATCGAATGGAAAAAATTAGTAATTGCTTTTTATGGCGAAACAAATTCAGGAAAATCGACATTAGTGGAAGCGCTAAGAATATATTTTAATGAAAATACAAAAGCAATGGAGTCATCTAAATTTGATAAAATAAAACAAAAATTTAGCAATCTAGATTTCGATCAAATAAAACAGACCCAAGAAAATAAAGAAAAACTTGACACTCTAGAGGCAGAAATTTTGCGAAAAAGAAAAACATTTATTGCTTTTATAAAATTATTCCTAATAAAAATTAAGAAAAAATTTTTGAACAAAGAAGTTTGTAAAATGATAAAACTAGCCGATGGTGCTATAATCGGTGATGGAAGGCCTGACTTTACTAGAAAAGCTATAAGTTATGAATTTGAAGATTTTATACTAATAGATCTACCTGGTATCGAAGGAAGCGAAGAGAAGGTAATAGGGGAGATATTAAAGTCGGTCAAAAAGGCTCATGCAGTATTTTACGTCACTAGTTCGGTTACTCCTCCACAAAAAGGCGAAAATA
Above is a window of Campylobacter showae DNA encoding:
- a CDS encoding WG repeat-containing protein, which produces MFDFLKSPFGAKDKEASTQVASMKATGGASINKINAPSKEIDTNKADTANELDGPLFKNEKDGKYGYINTKGKQVIECKFDHAENFSEGLAAVEKDNKWGYINTKGEQVIECKFDHARDFRKGLARVKKDGQYGYINVKDEYVIECRFDEALGIDDKGLVRVKKDGKCGYINTKGEQVIECKFDDAWFCGEGLAAVKKDGKYGFINAKGEQIIECKFDDARHFTEGLARVKKHNKYGFINAKGEQIIECKFDDARHFTEGLARVKKHNKYGYINAKGEQVIEYKFDNADAFSEGLAPVEKDGKWGYINAKGEQVIECEFDNAMDFSEGLARVEKDGKLGYINAKGEQVIECEFDYVDTFSEGLARVEKDGKLGYINAKGEQVIECKFDDAEDFREGLAIVEKDGKWGYINAKGEQVIECKFDSTWNFSEGLVGVMKDGKWGYINAKGEQVIECEFDNAMDFSEGLAPVEKDGKWGYINAKGEQIIEYKFDNAAAFSEGLAAVEKDGKWGYINAKGEQVIECKFDYAYAFIEGLARVKKDSKLGYINTKGEQVIECQFYYLYSFSEGLAAVEKDGKWGYINAKGEQVIECEFDYAEDFSEGLAAVRKDHRYGYINTKGEQVTGCEFGYAGAFSDGLARVAKDRRWGYINTKGEQVIECEFEWASDFSEDLVRVMKDGKWGYINAKGEQVIECEFSYAHDFKKGLAEVMKDCKWFTIDIKGNFIISDEDNN